AGCAATGCGGCCGCCGGCACTCACCGCCAGCAATCGCGGTGGTGGTTCGATCGGCAGGATCACCTGAGCCGGGGAGGGTGCATCGCCAATGGGGCAAGGATCATTCAGATGCAGGCGACCGAGCACCTGAGGCGTGACGATTTTCACTTGTCCATCGGCCTGGATCAGCACGCGACCATCTCCAGGTAGTGCGGCCAGGGCCTGTTGACGCAGGAGTTCCGTGTTGGGGCGTTGGCTGGCTGCCCGTTCGGCCATCAGGGCGTCGCCTCCTTCCACCAGACGGGTTCGACGGGGGGTGTTGAAGCGTTTCTTCAATCCCTTGAGTTCCGTGACCATCGCGTCCAGCAGTTGATCCCGGTTGTCCAGGAGCAACTTCAGGCGTTGCCGTTCTGTCCGCAGTTCGTCCAGTTCCTGTCGCAGACTTTCCTGCTCGAGTCCGGTGAGGCGTCTCAGGGGCATCGCCAACACCGCATCGGCCTGCCGTTCGCTGAGGTCGAGTCGCACCATCAAGCTGGCGCGGGCGGAGGCGGCGTCATTGGCCTCCTGAATCATGGCGATCACAGCTTGAAGATTGTTCAGGGCTGTGATCAGTCCTTGCACCACCTCAAGCCGGTCTTCGGTCTTGCGCAGGGCATGACTGGTGCGTCGGATCAGGGTCAGTTCCCTGAAATCGAGAAAGGTCTGCAGCAGTTGGCGCAAAGACAGCTGCAGGGGTTGTCCATCCACCAGCGCCAGCAGGATGGCTCCGAAGTTGCTCTGCAGCGCCGTTCGACGTTGCAAATCCTTCAGCACCTTCTCCGGATCGGCGTCGCGGCGCAGCTCCACCACAACACGCATGCCTTCGCGGTCGCTTTCGTCTCGGATGTCGGCGATTCCGCCAATTTTTCCGTCGTTGACGGATTCCGCCAGCTTTTCAATCCAGCCGGCCTTGCTGAGCTGGTACGGCAGTTCCGTGACAACAACGGCATTGCGCTTGTGGCGTCCTTTGCCGGGTTGCACCTCTTCGGTGTGGGCGACGCCGCGCATGGGGATGCTGCCGCGGCCATGCAGGTAGGTGTCTCGCAGGCCTGAGCTGATCAGCACCTCGCCGCCGGTGGGGAAGTCGGGCCCCGGAATCAGTTCCAGCAGTTTCTCGTCACTCAGTTCCGGCTTCCGGATCAGAGCGATGAGACCATCCACCACTTCTCCCAGGTTGTGTGGAGGGATGCTGGTGGCCATGCCGACGGCGATGCCGGAGCAGCCGTTCAGCAGCAGGAAGGGAAGCTGGGCAGGAAGAACGGTGGGTTCCTGTTGGGATCCATCGAAGTTCGGCGCAAAATCAACGGTGTCTTCACCGATCTCCTCAAGCATCGCCTGATGGGAGATGGGGGCCAGGCGGGTTTCGGTGTACCGCATCGCCGCCGGCGGGTCGTCGTCTACCGAGCCGAAATTGCCGTGGCCGTCCAGCAGTGGGTGTCGGCTGGAGAAGGTCTGAACAAGGCGCACGAGGGCGTCATAGACCGCCTGATCACCGTGGGGGTGGTACTTGCCAAGCACATCACCAACGACCCTCGCGCATTTGCGATAAGGACGATCTGGGGTCAGCCCCAGTTCCTGCATCGCGTAAAGGATGCGTCGCTGCACGGGTTTGAGACCATCGCGTGCATCGGGCAACGCCCGACCCACGATCACGCTCATGGCGTATTCGAGGTAGGAGCGCTGCATCTCTTGATGCAGGGCGATCGGTTGAACGCGCTCCTCAGCCATTCGGTCCGTCGATCTCCGACCGCAAGGCGCTCAGCCTACAGATGATCACTGGCTTTTCTTCCACGTCGCGTTGGCTTGTGCCCGTTCCACACTGTTGGTTAGTTCCGGCTCACTGAGCAATTGTGCCGTCGCTTCACGGATGCGACGACCCCACAGCTGTTCTGCTTGGTGCAACGGCAAGACGTAGTTGGGATTCTTGGCCAGTGCTGTGGAAGCCAGCTGAATCGCTTCTGTGTGCTCGCCCAGTTGATGTAGGGCTGCAGCCAGGGCCAGCATGGGTTCTGGATTGGCCTCCAACTTCAACACCCGGCGCCAGCGACGCACCGCCTCTTGACGCTGGCCCAGCTCATAAAGAACGAGAGCTTGGTTGTTTAAAGCTTCCCAGAACTCCGGCTTCAGTGCGGTGGCTTTTTCGAACGATTCAAGGGCTCGGGGCAGTTCGTCCTGCATGATCCTGGCGTTGCCGAGGTCGAAATAGGCCGCAGCGTTGTTCGGATCCAACTGGAGTCCGCGGGCAATCAACGGAACGGCATCATCCGGTCGCTCTGCCCGCAGGGCAATCGCTGCTTCGGCAAACCAAAGGCCGGCTTTTTCGGGATTGAGCTGCTTGGCGCGGGCCAGAGACCGGCTTGCATCCTTGAGGTCGTTGTTGCGGAGTTGTGCCTCCGCCAGGATCGACCAGAACCGTTCGTCATTCGGGTTGAGCCGGACCGCTAGAGCTGCGAGTCGAGCGGCATCCTTGGCTTGCCCCAGCTGAAGTAATTGCGCAGCGGTTCGCCCAATGCCGATCGATGAACCTTTGAGTTCCTCCTCTGTGGGCAGATAGACGTAGGGGATTAGGGCGTTGGCTGCTGGTGCGCCGAACCAACCGCCCAGGATGAGCAGTGCAACCGCCAGTGTTCGACTGAAGCGAATTCGACGCAGCACTCGACCAACGTTGAAGTGGCTAAAGCGTAGGTGTGGGATCCGGTTGTGCCGCAGCGGCGTTGCGTCGCCACATCCAAGGTTTGATCCGTCGCAGTGCTGATCCCCGCAGGTTCTGATCCCAGACCTCGTCATCCCACTCCTGGACGTTCTCTTGGCTCAGATTCAGAAGCCAAGGGCGTGGCTGCACCTCCGGATCGTTGCTGTGGGGCAAGGTTCGATGGTTCCAAGGGCAGACGTCTTGGCAGATGTCACATCCCGCCACCCAAGGCCCAAGAGCCGCTTGAATGTTCTCTGGTAATTCGTCTGCACGGTTTTCGATCGTGTGAAAGGCCAGGCAGCGCCTTGCATCCACCACAAAAGGTTCACGGATCGCATCCGTCGGGCAGGCATCGATGCAGGCTGTGCAGCGTCCACAGAGGCTTCGCGCTGGCGGGTCGGCGTCCAAGGGCTCTGTGATCAGGAGATGGCCGATCACCATCCATGAGCCCCGTTGGGGGTGAATCAGGTTGCTGTGCTTACCGATCCAGCCCAGCCCGGCTTCCTCGGCCCAGGCTTTGTCCAGCAGCGGTGCAGCGTCCACACAGGCCCGCCACCCACAGTCGGGCCGCTGTTCCGAAAGCCAACGACCGATCCGTCGGAGCCGTTGATCCACAACTCGGTGATAGTCCCGACCCCAGCCATAGCGGGCCACCTTGAGGGACTCTGGGGATGGCTTGGTGTTGACGTAGTAGTTGAGGCCGACGGCGAGCACGCTGTTGACCCCCTCCAACAGAAGCGTGGGATCTCGACGTCGGGGGGCCGCCATCCAGGCCATGTCGGCTTGATGCCCATGGTCCAACCAGCGCTGCAGGGCTTCGGTGCGCAGCTGCAGCCGTGGACTTCCAGGGATCCTGGCAATCCCAACCGGATTGAAGCCTTCTTCGGCGGCGCGGCGCTTCAGAGCCTTACTCAACCTCGTTTGTTGTTCGGTGACATGCCCCTTCATCGACCTTATGGTTGGGCGCTGTTCAGCATCTTCTCCGTGACCGGAACCGAGACAGGACGACTCGCACCTTTGCTGCGGTGGCTTGGCTTGACCCTTGTGGTGATTCTGGTGCTGCAGATGGTGGCTGTGTTGGTTGGCGTTGACTGGAGTGCGGATGCTTCCCGCCCGCAGGTCGCCGGCCCTCTGGTGGCACTGGCTCCTCTGGGCTTGGCCGGCTTGTTGATCTGTCTGATTGGGTCACGGTTGGATCATCCTCAGCAGCAGCGCAGTCCTCTGCGCCTGCTCATCGCTGTTCTTTCAGCACTGTTGGCTCTCGGCATGGTGGTTGCTGTCCCCATGTCTCTCGATGGCGGTGCAGGTGACGTGGCTCGCCTGCGCAATCTTGAGCAGGGTCGTGAAGCTCTTAAGGATGCTCGGGCCTTCCGGGCTGATGAAGCACAGGTGACGTCCCTGGGCGAGCAGCTGGCTCAGGCCGGTCAACTTGCTGCGGATGCCACCGATGAGGACAAGCTGAGGGCGGCGGAAAAAATGGTGGACGATCAGATCGCCCAGATGGAAACACAACTCAAGACCGTTGAGGCCGGCCAGGCTCGCGAATCCAGGCAGCGGTTCATTGGTGGAACCATCACTGCTGTGGTCCTCGCCGTTGCATTTGTGCTTCTCGCTTTCACGGCAGTGCTCTGACCGCTGGTTAGGTTGGTCAAACCTCATTCAAAGCTGGGCGCAGAAGCTCCTTGGTCGAGTCCAATCCCAGACCTGATCTGCCGCTGTCCGCAAGACTTCGGCAGGATCTGAAAAACGACCTGATCGCAGGGTTGCTCGTGGTGATCCCACTGGCGACCACCATCTGGCTGTCAACAATCGTCAGTCGCTTTGTTCTGGCGTTTCTGACGTCGATTCCGAAGCAGTTCAACCCCTTCATCACCCTGAATCCACTGCTTCAGGATCTGATCAATCTGGCTCTCGGTCTCACGGTGCCTCTGATGGGCATCCTTCTGATTGGGTTGATGGCCCGAAACATTGTGGGCCGCTGGTTGCTGGAGTTCGGTGAAGGCACCCTGAGCCGTATTCCCCTGGCTGGATCGGTCTACAAAACCTTGAAGCAGTTGCTGGAGACCTTTCTTCGCGACAATTCCACCCGCTTCCGACGAGTTGTTCTCGTGGAATACCCCAGAGAGGGCTTGTTCAGCGTTGGTTTTGTGACCGGTGAGGTGGGTCCCTCACTTCAGTCCGATCTGAAGGAGCCCCTGTTGAGTGTGTTTATTCCCACTGCTCCAAATCCAACCACCGGGTGGTACACCCTTGTTCCTGCGGGGTCCGTCCGTGAGCTTGAGATCAGTGTTGAAGAGGCCTTCCGAACGATTATTTCGGCTGGCATCGTCAACCCCGATGACCGGGAAGCACCCGTGAATCGCAGTTTCTCCAGCCTCATGGCCCAGTTGCGGGCTTCTGCATCTCCTTCCAGCT
The Synechococcus sp. PROS-U-1 DNA segment above includes these coding regions:
- the queG gene encoding tRNA epoxyqueuosine(34) reductase QueG, with protein sequence MKGHVTEQQTRLSKALKRRAAEEGFNPVGIARIPGSPRLQLRTEALQRWLDHGHQADMAWMAAPRRRDPTLLLEGVNSVLAVGLNYYVNTKPSPESLKVARYGWGRDYHRVVDQRLRRIGRWLSEQRPDCGWRACVDAAPLLDKAWAEEAGLGWIGKHSNLIHPQRGSWMVIGHLLITEPLDADPPARSLCGRCTACIDACPTDAIREPFVVDARRCLAFHTIENRADELPENIQAALGPWVAGCDICQDVCPWNHRTLPHSNDPEVQPRPWLLNLSQENVQEWDDEVWDQNLRGSALRRIKPWMWRRNAAAAQPDPTPTL
- a CDS encoding HpsJ family protein, which produces MTGTETGRLAPLLRWLGLTLVVILVLQMVAVLVGVDWSADASRPQVAGPLVALAPLGLAGLLICLIGSRLDHPQQQRSPLRLLIAVLSALLALGMVVAVPMSLDGGAGDVARLRNLEQGREALKDARAFRADEAQVTSLGEQLAQAGQLAADATDEDKLRAAEKMVDDQIAQMETQLKTVEAGQARESRQRFIGGTITAVVLAVAFVLLAFTAVL
- a CDS encoding DUF502 domain-containing protein, yielding MVESNPRPDLPLSARLRQDLKNDLIAGLLVVIPLATTIWLSTIVSRFVLAFLTSIPKQFNPFITLNPLLQDLINLALGLTVPLMGILLIGLMARNIVGRWLLEFGEGTLSRIPLAGSVYKTLKQLLETFLRDNSTRFRRVVLVEYPREGLFSVGFVTGEVGPSLQSDLKEPLLSVFIPTAPNPTTGWYTLVPAGSVRELEISVEEAFRTIISAGIVNPDDREAPVNRSFSSLMAQLRASASPSS
- a CDS encoding DNA topoisomerase (ATP-hydrolyzing) subunit A; its protein translation is MAEERVQPIALHQEMQRSYLEYAMSVIVGRALPDARDGLKPVQRRILYAMQELGLTPDRPYRKCARVVGDVLGKYHPHGDQAVYDALVRLVQTFSSRHPLLDGHGNFGSVDDDPPAAMRYTETRLAPISHQAMLEEIGEDTVDFAPNFDGSQQEPTVLPAQLPFLLLNGCSGIAVGMATSIPPHNLGEVVDGLIALIRKPELSDEKLLELIPGPDFPTGGEVLISSGLRDTYLHGRGSIPMRGVAHTEEVQPGKGRHKRNAVVVTELPYQLSKAGWIEKLAESVNDGKIGGIADIRDESDREGMRVVVELRRDADPEKVLKDLQRRTALQSNFGAILLALVDGQPLQLSLRQLLQTFLDFRELTLIRRTSHALRKTEDRLEVVQGLITALNNLQAVIAMIQEANDAASARASLMVRLDLSERQADAVLAMPLRRLTGLEQESLRQELDELRTERQRLKLLLDNRDQLLDAMVTELKGLKKRFNTPRRTRLVEGGDALMAERAASQRPNTELLRQQALAALPGDGRVLIQADGQVKIVTPQVLGRLHLNDPCPIGDAPSPAQVILPIEPPPRLLAVSAGGRIAQVRWEFAGQQPGPIERFLPTGLDGDRIVSLLSLPSQATDELSLGLLSSDGRFKRLPLSEVVDLSGRATSVLKLKESVELNGAVICRDQGTLVLISDIGRLLRLRITEDSLPLMGRLAQGPMTMRLLPGEQIIGAACTEQTPVMLVSQRGLIGRIDCSGLRYNQRGDLGSMAVQVDAKSDRLVGMSDGTGLAGLRTSKDRHGRLDPEELNISQPGEKLIEQTPLQDGETIVDVINTIQTSP
- a CDS encoding tetratricopeptide repeat protein yields the protein MLRRIRFSRTLAVALLILGGWFGAPAANALIPYVYLPTEEELKGSSIGIGRTAAQLLQLGQAKDAARLAALAVRLNPNDERFWSILAEAQLRNNDLKDASRSLARAKQLNPEKAGLWFAEAAIALRAERPDDAVPLIARGLQLDPNNAAAYFDLGNARIMQDELPRALESFEKATALKPEFWEALNNQALVLYELGQRQEAVRRWRRVLKLEANPEPMLALAAALHQLGEHTEAIQLASTALAKNPNYVLPLHQAEQLWGRRIREATAQLLSEPELTNSVERAQANATWKKSQ